From Oreochromis aureus strain Israel breed Guangdong linkage group 4, ZZ_aureus, whole genome shotgun sequence, a single genomic window includes:
- the junbb gene encoding junB proto-oncogene, AP-1 transcription factor subunit b, with protein sequence MSTKMEQPFYHDDSFLSAYGHSDAAMHDCKLLKQNMNLNLTEPYRNLKSQLRAETDLYQGGQQDVGSLKLASPELEKLIIQNSNGVITTPTPGQYFYNRGITDEQEGFAEGFVKALDELHKMNQMPPPNVSIGAGGVTTCSPAASSVFGSALQPEPPIYTTLNAYCPNTNLSSSSSYPTATISYLPPHQQSHHQQSSTHGAHAFQHTLPVSGLHPQRLVALKEEPQTVPDLLSSDGSPPMSPIDLETQERIKAERKRLRNRLAATKCRRRKLERIARLEEKVKVLKNDNAGLSNTASVLRDQVAQLKQKVLTHVSSGCQLMLTSKLEAF encoded by the coding sequence ATGTCTACAAAGATGGAACAGCCTTTTTATCATGACGACTCTTTTCTGTCGGCTTACGGCCACTCAGACGCGGCAATGCACGACTGCAAACTGCTAAAGCAGAATATGAATTTGAACTTGACAGAGCCCTATCGCAACCTGAAATCCCAGCTGAGGGCCGAGACAGACCTGTACCAAGGGGGCCAGCAAGACGTGGGGTCCCTGAAGCTCGCATCCCCAGAGCTCGAGAAGCTCATCATCCAAAACAGTAACGGTGTGATCACCACTCCCACCCCGGGCCAGTACTTCTACAACCGGGGCATCACCGATGAGCAGGAGGGCTTCGCTGAGGGTTTTGTGAAAGCACTGGACGAGCTCCACAAGATGAACCAGATGCCCCCCCCTAACGTGTCCATCGGAGCCGGTGGAGTTACGACGTGTTCGCCGGCGGCCTCTAGCGTCTTCGGCTCCGCCTTGCAGCCCGAGCCCCCCATCTACACAACACTGAACGCCTACTGCCCGAACACGAACCTATCTTCCTCATCCAGCTACCCCACAGCCACCATCAGCTACCTGCCGCCGCACCAGCAGAGCCACCACCAGCAGAGCTCGACGCACGGCGCGCACGCTTTCCAGCACACCCTCCCCGTCTCCGGACTCCATCCGCAGCGGCTGGTCGCTCTGAAAGAGGAGCCTCAGACCGTGCCCGACCTGCTCAGCAGCGACGGCTCGCCTCCGATGTCCCCGATTGACCTGGAGACCCAGGAGAGGATCAAGGCGGAGCGCAAGAGGCTGAGGAACCGACTAGCCGCTACCAAATGCCGGAGGCGCAAGCTCGAGCGCATCGCACGGCTGGAGGAGAAGGTGAAAGTTTTGAAGAACGACAACGCGGGCCTCTCCAATACGGCGTCGGTCCTCCGGGATCAGGTAGCTCAGCTCAAACAGAAGGTCCTGACACACGTGAGCAGCGGCTGCCAGCTGATGCTCACAAGCAAGCTGGAGGCGTTTTAA